Proteins co-encoded in one Populus trichocarpa isolate Nisqually-1 chromosome 10, P.trichocarpa_v4.1, whole genome shotgun sequence genomic window:
- the LOC7460787 gene encoding transcription factor BHLH089 isoform X1 gives MDPPARMNEGGPYSLEEIWQFPINGSGRGHFDLLNLEQRAAASVRKRRDVDLDVDDDSSSKPTTNGLLRLKTSGSKDEDHHRHHDSKDEAEPSSGKHVEHKTQPPEPSKQDYIHVRARRGQATDSHSLAERARREKISERMKILQDLVPGCNKVIGKALVLDEIINYIQSLQRQVEFLSMKLEAVNTRMNPGIEVFASKDFLLQFGQTFDTAGMAFGSQATREYSRGTSPEWLHMQVGGGFERTS, from the exons atggaTCCGCCTGCAAGGATGAATGAAGGAGGGCCTTACAGTTTGGAGGAGATCTGGCAATTTCCCATTAACGGGAGCGGAAGAGGGCACTTTGATTTACTTAATTTGGAGCAGAGAGCAGCTGCTTCTGTCAGGAAACGTCGCGATGTTGATTtggatgttgatgatgattcttCTTCAAAACCCACTACCAACGGACTTCTg CGGCTTAAAACATCAGGGAGTAAAGATGAGGATCACCATCGTCATCATGATTCTAAAGATGAAGCAGAACCCAGTTCAGGCAAGCATGTGGAACACAAAACTCAACCACCAGAGCCATCAAAACAAGATTATATCCACGTACGAGCAAGAAGGGGTCAAGCTACTGATAGCCACAGTCTAGCTGAAAga GCTAGGAGAGAAAAGATAAGCGAAAGGATGAAAATTCTTCAGGATCTAGTCCCAGGCTGTAACAAG GTTATTGGCAAGGCCCTGGTCCTTGACGAGATTATCAATTACATCCAATCATTACAACGTCAGGTTGAG TTTCTATCAATGAAGCTTGAAGCAGTGAATACGAGAATGAACCCTGGAATTGAAGTCTTTGCTTCTAAAGAT TTTTTATTGCAGTTTGGACAAACTTTTGACACTGCTGGCATGGCATTTGGTTCTCAAGCCACGAGGGAATACAGTCGTGGTACATCACCAGAATGGTTGCATATGCAGGTTGGTGGTGGTTTCGAAAGAACGTCATAA
- the LOC7460787 gene encoding transcription factor BHLH089 isoform X2, protein MDPPARMNEGGPYSLEEIWQFPINGSGRGHFDLLNLEQRAAASVRKRRDVDLDVDDDSSSKPTTNGLLRLKTSGSKDEDHHRHHDSKDEAEPSSGKHVEHKTQPPEPSKQDYIHVRARRGQATDSHSLAERARREKISERMKILQDLVPGCNKVIGKALVLDEIINYIQSLQRQVEFLSMKLEAVNTRMNPGIEVFASKDFGQTFDTAGMAFGSQATREYSRGTSPEWLHMQVGGGFERTS, encoded by the exons atggaTCCGCCTGCAAGGATGAATGAAGGAGGGCCTTACAGTTTGGAGGAGATCTGGCAATTTCCCATTAACGGGAGCGGAAGAGGGCACTTTGATTTACTTAATTTGGAGCAGAGAGCAGCTGCTTCTGTCAGGAAACGTCGCGATGTTGATTtggatgttgatgatgattcttCTTCAAAACCCACTACCAACGGACTTCTg CGGCTTAAAACATCAGGGAGTAAAGATGAGGATCACCATCGTCATCATGATTCTAAAGATGAAGCAGAACCCAGTTCAGGCAAGCATGTGGAACACAAAACTCAACCACCAGAGCCATCAAAACAAGATTATATCCACGTACGAGCAAGAAGGGGTCAAGCTACTGATAGCCACAGTCTAGCTGAAAga GCTAGGAGAGAAAAGATAAGCGAAAGGATGAAAATTCTTCAGGATCTAGTCCCAGGCTGTAACAAG GTTATTGGCAAGGCCCTGGTCCTTGACGAGATTATCAATTACATCCAATCATTACAACGTCAGGTTGAG TTTCTATCAATGAAGCTTGAAGCAGTGAATACGAGAATGAACCCTGGAATTGAAGTCTTTGCTTCTAAAGAT TTTGGACAAACTTTTGACACTGCTGGCATGGCATTTGGTTCTCAAGCCACGAGGGAATACAGTCGTGGTACATCACCAGAATGGTTGCATATGCAGGTTGGTGGTGGTTTCGAAAGAACGTCATAA
- the LOC7460787 gene encoding transcription factor BPE isoform X3 produces MDPPARMNEGGPYSLEEIWQFPINGSGRGHFDLLNLEQRAAASVRKRRDVDLDVDDDSSSKPTTNGLLRLKTSGSKDEDHHRHHDSKDEAEPSSGKHVEHKTQPPEPSKQDYIHVRARRGQATDSHSLAERARREKISERMKILQDLVPGCNKVIGKALVLDEIINYIQSLQRQVEFLSMKLEAVNTRMNPGIEVFASKDICVV; encoded by the exons atggaTCCGCCTGCAAGGATGAATGAAGGAGGGCCTTACAGTTTGGAGGAGATCTGGCAATTTCCCATTAACGGGAGCGGAAGAGGGCACTTTGATTTACTTAATTTGGAGCAGAGAGCAGCTGCTTCTGTCAGGAAACGTCGCGATGTTGATTtggatgttgatgatgattcttCTTCAAAACCCACTACCAACGGACTTCTg CGGCTTAAAACATCAGGGAGTAAAGATGAGGATCACCATCGTCATCATGATTCTAAAGATGAAGCAGAACCCAGTTCAGGCAAGCATGTGGAACACAAAACTCAACCACCAGAGCCATCAAAACAAGATTATATCCACGTACGAGCAAGAAGGGGTCAAGCTACTGATAGCCACAGTCTAGCTGAAAga GCTAGGAGAGAAAAGATAAGCGAAAGGATGAAAATTCTTCAGGATCTAGTCCCAGGCTGTAACAAG GTTATTGGCAAGGCCCTGGTCCTTGACGAGATTATCAATTACATCCAATCATTACAACGTCAGGTTGAG TTTCTATCAATGAAGCTTGAAGCAGTGAATACGAGAATGAACCCTGGAATTGAAGTCTTTGCTTCTAAAGAT ATATGTGTAGTTTGA